In Tachysurus vachellii isolate PV-2020 chromosome 10, HZAU_Pvac_v1, whole genome shotgun sequence, the following proteins share a genomic window:
- the adob gene encoding 2-aminoethanethiol (cysteamine) dioxygenase b: protein MMPQDNMNSLIQRLARQALATFRHQASEESKAFVENHSKLRNLLAEVRTADLKIVPRCIESTSAPPQPFGPPVTYMHICETDSFSMGVFLLKHGSSIPLHDHPNMYGLLKVLYGKVRVSCYDRLDSSPDSASGRQFNHPLLPFQKTAIRPSVRRSVGEYTEESPPCVLYPQRDNLHQIEAVDGPTAFLDILAPPYDPDDGRDCHYYKVLQQDPEGAERKDGGQDQTDLWLVEIPQPSDFWCGAEPYPGPKVIL, encoded by the coding sequence ATGATGCCACAGGATAACATGAACTCCCTGATTCAGAGACTTGCCCGCCAGGCGCTCGCGACCTTCCGCCACCAGGCCAGTGAGGAGAGCAAGGCATTTGTGGAGAACCACAGCAAGCTGAGGAACCTGCTGGCGGAGGTCAGGACGGCGGATCTGAAGATTGTTCCTCGGTGTATAGAGAGCACCTCTGCGCCTCCGCAGCCCTTCGGTCCGCCTGTCACCTACATGCACATTTGCGAGACGGACTCCTTCAGCATGGGGGTGTTTCTGTTAAAGCACGGCTCCTCGATTCCGCTGCATGACCACCCAAACATGTACGGCTTGCTAAAAGTGCTTTACGGCAAGGTCAGGGTTAGTTGTTACGACAGGTTGGACTCCTCACCCGACAGCGCAAGCGGGAGACAGTTTAATCATCCACTGCTCCCCTTTCAGAAAACGGCCATACGGCCGTCCGTGCGTCGGTCTGTAGGGGAGTACACAGAGGAAAGCCCCCCGTGTGTCTTATACCCACAAAGGGACAACCTGCATCAGATCGAGGCCGTGGACGGACCCACTGCCTTCCTTGATATTCTGGCCCCACCTTACGACCCAGACGACGGCAGAGACTGCCACTACTATAAAGTTCTGCAGCAGGATCCCGAAGGTGCAGAAAGAAAGGACGGTGGCCAGGACCAGACAGATTTATGGCTAGTGGAGATCCCTCAGCCTAGTGATTTCTGGTGTGGTGCTGAACCTTACCCAGGGCCAAAAGTTATCCTTTAA
- the egr2a gene encoding E3 SUMO-protein ligase EGR2a, translating to MTANTVVGDSLNDFIRCIATDPCPMDEIPTDISNGFPHVDVGSDASGGGLGEESFSKEKRIDDFIDPNSTESSLLAYTGKISIGAQCAHGSWNSDSLINLVCAEVQSAAPSLTSYPTASPGPTDLSGTPACFKGHEKDMEHMYTSPPPYSADGYQDPSTYLPTSTCPLTYPSTSYTSPKPTIDGALFSLIPDYGSFYQGTSQRDAPVFQDRKPFSCSLDSVRVPPPLTPLNMIRNFTLSCPVDGLRPPTDSNPQSVPLRPILRPRKYPSRPCKTPVHERPYPCPAEGCDRRFSRSDELTRHVRIHTGHKPFQCRICMRSFSRSDHLTTHIRTHTGEKPFSCDFCGRKFARSDERRRHAKIHQRQREKRASALPAQTSGAQGAM from the exons ATGACAGCTAACACTGTGGTCGGTGACTCGCTAAATGATTTCATACGTTGCATTGCAACCGATCCGTGTCCTATGGATGAAATCCCTACAGACATATCCAATGGCTTTCCTCATGTAGACGTGGGAAGCGACGCATCAGGAG GTGGTCTGGGTGAGGAAAGTTTCTCTAAGGAAAAGCGCATTGATGACTTTATTGATCCGAACAGCACAGAGAGTTCTCTACTCGCCTACACGGGCAAAATTTCCATCGGCGCTCAGTGCGCACACGGCAGCTGGAACTCAGACAGCTTGATAAACTTGGTGTGTGCAGAAGTACAAAGCGCTGCACCTTCCCTCACCTCTTACCCTACCGCGTCTCCAGGACCCACAGACCTCTCAGGGACTCCAGCTTGTTTCAAAGGACACGAGAAGGACATGGAGCACATGTATACATCACCTCCACCTTATAGTGCGGATGGCTACCAGGACCCCTCGACCTACCTACCCACCAGTACATGCCCATTAACGTACCCGTCAACTTCCTACACGTCCCCAAAACCCACCATAGACGGTGCGCTTTTCTCCCTCATCCCAGATTACGGAAGTTTTTACCAGGGCACTAGCCAAAGGGATGCTCCAGTCTTCCAGGATCGAAAACCGTTCTCCTGCTCTCTGGACTCCGTCAGAGTTCCTCCGCCCCTCACTCCGCTGAACATGATAAGAAATTTTACTCTTTCGTGTCCGGTGGACGGATTGAGGCCACCCACGGACTCAAACCCTCAGAGTGTCCCGTTACGACCAATATTGCGACCGAGGAAGTACCCGAGCCGGCCGTGTAAGACCCCGGTCCATGAAAGGCCGTACCCGTGTCCAGCAGAGGGCTGCGACCGCAGGTTCTCGCGCTCTGACGAGCTCACGCGCCACGTGCGCATCCACACCGGCCACAAGCCATTTCAGTGCCGCATCTGCATGCGCAGCTTCAGCCGCAGCGACCACTTAACCACGCATATCCGCACGCACACAGGTGAGAAGCCCTTCTCGTGTGACTTCTGTGGCCGAAAGTTCGCCAGGAGCGATGAGCGAAGAAGGCACGCAAAAATCCatcaaagacagagagagaaaagggcgAGCGCGCTTCCTGCACAGACATCAGGCGCTCAGGGCGCCATGTGA